DNA from Salmo trutta chromosome 14, fSalTru1.1, whole genome shotgun sequence:
TTCTACCCTAATATGAAATTGTCAAACAAAATACAGTATTCCTTAGTTCTAGATTGTGAGAGAAAAATTCAAGTGTCAAAAGGTTATTTTTGGGTAAATGTTTTAATTAATTCCATGTGTAACACACATCTGACAATTATATAGGTAAACATTGACATATGTCCAAAATGGCAACCTTttccctaatatagtgcactacttttcaccattCGAGACGTACCTATTGAACGCCAACATTCACCTTTCGTCATACTGATTTCAATTCATGTCATGTACTTAATCTTAACACGAGAAGTCCAGACCCTGTTCATGTCCTTTAGAAAATAACCAGGGTTTGAATTACAGGGGGGCGTAGGCCAGACTGAACACCCTCATCGTTCATGCACCCCCAAGAGCCGATGTATAATTTGAACCCTGGTTCTAATGACAGGTGAATAAAGTTATAATAACAGTTGAACAACATAGTGGGGAAAGATTCCCAGTCAATATGGTTCAGAGAACAGGCATCCTTATTCAAGTCAATGACGCCATAATGGGTGGACTATTTCTATGGTTCCGAGAGGTTTAGAAACAAACACAGGAAGTGATGTAACaatacaaagaaacaaaaaagtGCCACTGTCGCTGCGTTACCAACTACACTGTGCCACTAAAACAAGCAATGAAATCGACTGGCATTGGCAAAATTGCCATGAAGACAATATTAATTTGTGCATAGTAATTGGTTAGCTATAGTAACTGATTAGCTATCTCGCTCGCTCTGGAAACAAGTGTTGCTACTTTATCCTGGCAGGCTATGcttcagtcccaaatggcaccctataccctacctAGTGAAATAGACCTGGTTAAAACTAGTGAACTATATAAGGATGAAATTTGGGACGCACAATATGTTGTCAAACTTTGGCTGGTCCAGGATCAGTTTGACCATTTCCCTAAAAGATTCCTAAGAGCTGACCCCAAACCAGTTGTTATAGCAGTAACAGAGTGAAGAGGTTTAGGttacatccaaaatggcacctttaaccagggcccataggtacccatagggctctagtcaaaagtactgcacaatatagggaatagggtgccatttgggacaaacccaTAGTGTAGTGTGAGATAGTACTGGGCCATACGGTGAGATAGGTGCATCCTAAATGTTaccatgttccctgtatagtgcactacttttgaccggagcgctatatatagggaatagggtgccatttgggatgaaaacTTAGTTTCATctggttgttactgtaaaaccgGGTAGGGAGGGGATTTGGGGTTTAAAAAACACTCCAGGCCACTCTTgaacaatgttccctctaataTTTTGGGGCACTGAGCAAATGTTAGGTTTTGTGTGAGTTTACAGTGTACCCTTACAGTttgacagtagccaataggctgtacccttagtTTTAGACaatagccaataggctgtacccttagttttagacagtagccaataggctgttgTGACTATTGaagcataatgtaggcctaccaacaaaaccaatggagcaaatccTATAACATGTTCACATGAAAATAGCTTTTGATTTCtatgatatagcctacagtagcctatatgtggtgttcaatgcaggcctaAGTTGCATGACACTTTTATAATAATATTTTCCTTATGAAGGGCTTGACGTTAATTCATGAATGCTTTTTTtacttggtctgtaacaccatgggccaaataggtgactgcaaattgtattgtgttgtatgatgcaagaaaccacttacAAAATACAAATCattattattaccatacagagaattagataatgtaggctacccctctgcctattggcttattTGAATATTCaaacctgtctcaaaatacaacactgcccctttaattaagacaagctttttacctgactggcttttcgAAGACAGCTTGAAATGTAACTCAACATTGCTGACCTATACTTATCTATAACTAGGCTAATAAGtcgctaactagcaaagaatatcaacaaatgtaCACAGCGCGGCTCTACGCTCTGATCTGAACTAATCTGAAAAGCGCATTCACTCGTGGGTGAAATACCGCTGGTGGGCTACCCCCACCAATAGAATTCTACTCCGTTGCTCTCTGGCTCTGCCTACAATACAATCATAGACTCAATCTTGCAAAGTTAAATTTGTTGCGTTGAAAAGGGCTGatatgttgattcgatcacagaaaaaacgattatctatatagtgcaaactaatggggcgaactcagtgaagttcaatctctatCGTCTCATCACCGCATGGCCtaccgagtgacgcagcggtctaaggcactgcatcgcagccccggtgattgggagtcccatagggcggcgcacaattggcccagcgtcatccgggttaggggagggtttggccgggggggctttacaagtaggccatcattgtaaatgagaatttgctcttaactgacttgcctagttaaataaaggttaaataaaagatgTCAACAGGTTAGCTGTGTAGGTAAGGAGAGTAGGATGTATCATCATGAGGTTATCAGCCAGTCTGTGAAGACTTACTGAGGTAGCCGACCACAAGAGACTAACACTGGACTCTCCTATCAAAACCATGTGCCTCTAACACAAATACACTCTCAAAAGATCTTCTGCGCATCAGTCCTGGAGGAAgtcgcagcttagagggaacatggCTCTTGAACGTTTAAAATGAGAAAATATGTAGAGATTATATTGGACCTAAAAGTTAAATAACTTCCCTTTTTCTGGCCCACAAATTGCTTTTGACAAACAAATCGTTCCGGGAAAAAAATCTGTGGAATTTAGAAAATCCCGATGCGGCCTTTGAGCCAAAATGATTTCCCACTTTTCTATAAGACATAAAGCAGGGCCTGGAGTATTTCCTGGTCATGACTTGAACCAGGAAGAACTCCAGGCGATAGCTTTTGTAACGGAgcagggtgaagttgcccctatacgctgatcttgggtcagttttgcattttttCCCACTAATAGTTCAAGTTAAGTGGAATCAAAACTGATCCAAGAACTGTAACTAAGGGAATCTTCACCCCGGAGGTTCTGTAACACAAAACataatacattacattttacattttagtcatttagcagacgctcttatccagagcgacttacagtagtgaatgcatacattcatttaatttcatgcatctTTTATTTTTTTGGTACTTATTACCTGTTACCTAATCACCTTGTTTAGCCAATAGCCATCAGTCCATAATAACTGGTGCGTGGCGCCTCTAGATGTGGTTCAGAACAGAGGTGTTTGTGGTTGATATGTAAATGAATGATTGGCCAGTGTCCCTGTATCTCTTCAATGATTGTCTGGTGTCCCTGTATCTCTTCAATGATTGGCCAGTGTCCCTGTATCTCTTCAATGATTGTCTGGTGTCCCTGTATCTCTTCATTGATTGGCCGGTGTCCCTGTATCTCTTCATTGATTGGCCGGTGTCCCTGTATCTCTTCATTGATTGGCCGGTGTCCCTGTATCTCTTCATTGATTGGCCGGTGTCCCTGTATCTCTTCATTGATTGGCCGGTGTCCCTGTATCTCTTCATTGATTGGCCGGTGTCCCTGTATCTCTTCATTGATTGGCCGGTGTCCCTGTATCTCTTCATTGATTGGCCGGTGTCCCTGTATCTCTTCATTGATTGGCCGGTGTCCCTGTATCTCGTCATTGATTGGCCGGTGTCCCTGTATCTCTTTAGCTCTTCCCCATCATCTTTAACAGCAGCTGTACAAGGAGGAGGTAGACGCATAAAGACAAAGGTCACAAAGGTCAAGTTCATCTTAACCTTTGAGACAGACAAACTGATGATACTCATGATGAGTAATGACCATTAGCTCAAGGAGAGTGACTCACAAAAAGCACACCACACTAAGGTCTGGAGGAAATAACACTGTCtagccaatacattttttttcttcaaaggTGGACTGTGACTTGGAAAGAGAtagggagtgagggaggagatagggaggggtgagcgagagaaggagaagaaaaagGAAGGGATAGataaggaggaagagggagaaagaggtagGGACGAGGGTACCTACCTGAGTGAGGTGGTAGTCTCCGTCGACTAGCTGCTCGATGATGTTGAAGTGATCTGTGTTTGGAACGTCCTCCAATGTTACCTTCAGTCCTTCTGTTGACTCCAGAGCCTGcaagagggaaggaggtgaggagggagagaggaagggaagagagagagcgcaaagagggagaaaaaagaaCGTTAGTAATTTTCTAGGCCCTAAAACTCTTCCAAAAATAAGAAGGTGCAGCTGTGTTAAAGGTGAATTGTTTTGTCACTTTCTGAAATCTTGCTACAAGAACAATCTAGATAATGTGTCCCAGACAATGTCTGTTTTTCCAACCATGGAACTCAGACACATTCTATTCATCCGCTCTGATTCTGTGTTCTACTTCTATGTGTTCAGTCTGTACTGACTTTGTAGTAGTCCTCCGACTGCTTCCGGAACTCTGGCGAGTCGTTCTGCGCCACGGCAACCACGATGTCACAGTTGGAGGAAGAGAGTTTGAGCTGCGGAACCAGCTGACTAGGACTGTTCCTCAGAGCCACCTCTctgtgaagagacagagatagtGAACCAGCTGACTAGGACTGTTCCTCAGAGCCACCTCTctgtgaagagacagagatagtGAACCAGCTGACTAGGACTGTTCCTCAGAGCCACCTCTctgtgaagagacagagatagtGAACCAGCTGACTAGGACTGTTCCTCAGAGCCACCTCTctgtgaagagacagagatagtGAACCAGCTGACTAGGACTGTTCCTCAGAGCCACCTCTctgtgaagagacagagatagtGAACCAGCTGACTAGGACTGTTCCTCAGAGCCACCTCTctgtgaagagacagagatagtGAACCAGCTGACTAGGACTGTTCCTCAGAGCCACCTCTctgtgaagagacagagatagtGAACCAGCTGACTAGGACTGTTCCTCAGAGCCACCTCTctgtgaagagacagagatagtGAACCAGCTGACTAGAACTGTTCCTCAGAGCCACCTCTctgtgaagagacagagatagtGAACCAGCTGACTAGAACTGTTCCTCAGAGCCACCTCTctgtgaagagacagagatagtGAACCAGCTGACTAGGACTGTTCCTCAGAGCCACCTCTctgtgaagagacagagatagtGAACCAGCTGACTAGGACTGTTCCTCAGAGCCACCTCTctgtgaagagacagagatagtGAACCAGCTGACTAGGACTGTTCCTCAGAGCCACCTCTctgtgaagagacagagatagtGAACCAGCTGACTAGGACTGTTCCTCAGAGCCACCTCTctgtgaagagacagagatagtgagacagagagaaagagaaaaaaagaggcgagagagagagggcagcttCTGGTGATGGCTCTGACTGGCACTGACTGCTACTGGACACCCACAGAGCAAACACACAGACTACATCTCTCTCTAAATATAGGATTCATTTATTCTTCTtcactctctcacatacacaatgccaaacacacacaaataatttGGCCATTGATAAACACCATTACTCACTGACCTTAGATGACCATTAGTAGATAaggtagagcagtggttcccaaactttttatagtcccgtaccccttcaaacattcaacctccaactgtaccccctctagcaccagggtcagcgcactctcaaatgttgttttttgccatcattgtaagcctcccacacacacactatacgatacatttattaaacataagagtgagtgtgagtttgttacaacctggctcgtgggaagtgacaaagagctcttataggaccagggcacaaataataataatcaataatgttgctctttatttaaccattttacatataaaaccttatttgttcatcaaaaattgtgaataactcaccacaggttaatgagaaggatgtgcttgaaaggatgcccataactctgcaatgttgggttgtattggagagtctcagtcttaaatcattttccacacagtctgtgcctttATTTAgtttttcatgctagtgagggccgagaatccactctcacataggtacgtggttgcatagggcatcagtgtcttaacagcgtcaTTTGCTAAGGCAAGAAACTCTgcgcgcagccctatccagaaatctggcagtggcttctgattaaattcaattttcacagaaccgcttgttgcaatttcaatgaggctctcttgttcagatatcggtaagtggactggaggcagggcatgaaagggataacgaatccagttgtttgtgtcgtccgtttcgggaaagtacctgcgtaattgtgcacccagctcacttgctatatcacatttgacattgtccataagcttgatGTCACAAACCTGTCCAGTACTTGAAAAATAtcctcatgttgtcctggtttccagtggtttgcagaagaggatgtcttccttaattgaccccccataaacgtaacggacatataccaggagctgtgccaggccctgttgactcatccagctgtaacgcatataattcactggcttgtatgcgaagcagtaattgtttcaaaacatctcctgccatgtcactgatgcatcgtgaaacagtgtttgatgaagacattgtctgtatagttgttttggccttttcccccagcattgtcccagccatatccgccgcgcaggaagaatgaagtcctccacaatagtatgggactTGCCTGTTctagccactcagtagctcaccatataaggcGCTTCTAgcccccttcttattaatggtatctgttgcttttatacatgtcttactactcgaaagtcaactttattctcgctcaaaaactcctgtggctaatttttcaaattgtcatgttttgtttctaaatgtctgtgcaagagtgaaggtttcccgcgagagagtaatggttaatgtgattggatgttaattatttgactgggcttcctgtatttgacattgtgttgttatttcgctgaacactagatggtttcattttatttttggctgtgaaacgaggctactcaggcgaggaaaaaaaaaaactcacccaaatgtatagccccattggaaaatattaatgtactgtttaaaaatgtgagaaaaaaatcaattaaattatatatatattttttaatgtgaaTCAAATATTTATTTGGTGTACCCTCGacagcattgcgcgtaccccagtttgggaatacctgaggTAGAGCATTCAGTGGTGCATCTTCAGGGGTGAATGGGTGTGGAGGTGTGTGGTACGTACTCTGTCATTTTCAGAGGCTCGTTGACATAGGTGGACAGGATGGGCAGGAGGTCATATATACCACTGACCAGGAAtgcacctgagagagagagagagagagagagagagagagagagagagagagagagagagagagagagagagagagagagagagagagagagagagagagagagagagagagagagagagagagagagagagagagagagagagagagagagagagagagagagagagagagagagagagagagagagagagagagagagagagaatgtatgtGTAAGGagataggagggagagaagatTGTCAATCATTTAAAATAAAAAGGCAGGTCTTTCTGTGATTATGGAGAAAGATTACTGAGCTCACGTCTCTGCTGACAACCCGCTATctcctgacctctaacctctcacCTTTGATCTGAGGGGTCACACTGTACTGAGACCAGTCTGTAGAGAGGATCATAGCAGCCAGGTGGGCCCCCGCAGAGTGGCCACACAGGTACAgaccactagagagagagagagagagacagagagaattgcCAGTCAGAAACCAACCCCTAGCCTAGACATTCATATCATCAAATCATGACATATTTGTTACTATCTCCTTTAGTCAGATAGTAAAGATTATATTCAGCCACTCTTGGAGGGCAATGGAAGTTGATTTAAAATTTGCTTCTATATCATTAAGACTGCCTTTAGTAAGTACAGATCTGAGATTGAGACTGATGAAGAGGGCGCACCTAATGTGTGAATACTGTTGAATGATGGACACCACACTCCTCCGCACCTGAGACACCATCACATCCATGTTCCCTGGATAGGAaacagggggaagaggaggaaatTAAGAAAAAATAGGAACAAACAAGGGACAGATGgagtgcactattttagaccagggcccatagggctgaaGCTGCTCTCGACCAACAGGCTGCTGTGCTCTGAAGACCCCAGCTGCAGTCTACAGTAGTAGTACGCTATAGATAAACAGGGAGACATTTGGGACGCATTCATAATGTCTCCTATGTTGCTATGACATCACAAACCAGGGACACACCAACGGTACCTTTGGGAGCGATGTCGTAACCCACGGCGACCACCACGACGCCCTTATGGACCAATGGGACAGCCATAAACCCAGACTCCTCCTTACTAGGAAGAAGAAACATATAGGCCTTTTCTCAAATGGATTTGCTCAactcctgtgtcctctctcctgtgtcctctctcctgtgtcctctctcctgtgtcctctctcctgtgtcctctctcctgtgtcctctctcctgcgtcctctctcctgtgtcctctctcctgtGTCCTCTCCTGTGTCCtctcctgtgtcctctctcctgtgtcctctctcctgtgtcctctctcctgtgtcctctctcctgtgtcctctctcctgtgtcctctctcctgcgtcctctctcctgcgtcctctctcctgcgtcctctctcctgtgtcctctctcctgtgtcctctctcctgtgtcctctctcctgcgtcctctcgcctccttttgaaaaaaGGTCAAAAGTAACCGAGGAGAGGTGGAGAAGTAACGTGGAGAAAAATGCGCTTGTATGAAATTAGACTCCTCTCCACACACGCGGCATCAGGCAAATTACATTTACGCgggtgaaaatcccaaaataTATGTGTAAAGTGACAAAACAGATTTTGCAAAACATTCTATATATAAATGGATAAGTAGCATTATCTTTTTCAAATGTTTTGCCTGCTGTTCTCCATCTGCTGTTCTCCATCTGCGTTCTCCATCTGCTGTTCTCTATCTGCTGTTCTCTATCTGCTGTTCTCCTTTGAGAAAACAACTGCTTCAAAGGGGGTGTGGCACATATCAAAACTCCTCCATGAAGGACTCAGTAGGATACACATGACTGTCCTCGATGAACGGTGGCTATTGAGGAGGGGAGGACACTTCCATTTCACCTACTAACAAACTGACTCTCTCCCACCACATATCGGTTTCCGggtcacggaggagagaggacggaggagaggacggaggagaggacggaggagaggatggaggagagaggacggaggagcgAGGACGGAGGAGCGAGGATGGAGGAGCGAGGATGGAGGAGCgaggacggaggagaggacggaggagaggacggaggagaggatggaggagaggatggaggagagaggacggaggagcgAGGACGGAGGAGCGAGGATGGAGGAGCGAGGacggaggagaggatggaggagagaggacggacgagcgaggacggaggagaggggaCGAGGAGAGGATGGACTTTTTCCCAAATAAGAAAAGCCGAGCAAAATAGAATATGTAGAATGGTTATTAATTCCCCAATATCACAGCCATGACCAGAGAGACAAATGCCTCTttgtgatagatagatagatagatagatagatagatagatagatagatagatagatagatagatagatagatagatagatagatagatagatagatagatagatagatagatagatagatacctaAGGAACTGCCAGTAGCCTCCGTGGAGGTAGATTACCAGTGGGACATCTATAAGAAGAAAGAAAACATTGGttatgggcaattccacagtaacagaatgaTGCGGACAATCAGATTTctttactttaaaatgtatgtcaaacaaaaaacaaagttAAACAGCCCCATACAATACAATAAATACTTTTAACCATTTCCTTTGAATATTGACCAAAAAAACGAATTTACTTGAAAAACAGTGCatatgcaaagtttggtaacagaatgacaaatTGTGCCATTTTTTCCATCATTCCACACACCTTCACCCCCTCCCCCGCAAACACCCACTTAGAAGATCCATGGCCAGATGCATATGAGCTGTCTAACCCAGGGcactgcctgtgtctgtgtggatcATATGAGCTGTCTAACCCAGGGcactgcctgtgtctgtgtggatcACATGAGCTGTCTAACCCAGGGcactgcctgtgtctgtgtggatcATATGAGCTGTCTAACCCAGGGcactgcctgtgtctgtgtggatcATATGAGCTGTCTAACCCAGGGcactgcctgtgtctgtgtggatcACATGAGCTGTCTAACCCAGGGcactgcctgtgtctgtgtggatcATATGAGCTGTCTAACCCAGGGcactgcctgtgtctgtgtggatcATATGAGCTGTCTAACCCAGGGcactgcctgtgtctgtgtggatcACATGAGCTGTCTAACCCAGGGcactgcctgtgtctgtgtggatcATATGAGCTGTCTAACCCAGGGcactgcctgtgtctgtgtggatcATATGAGCTGTCTAACCCAGGGcactgcctgtgtctgtgtgtatcataTGAGCTGTCTAACCCAGGGCACTGCCTGTGCAGTACACTAGTGTTAGATCAGGAGATTGAATCTGGAGAGTTTTGGTTTATGCTTCCTTTTAACACTATTTTGATGTAATATCTTAAATAATCAGTGACGGAAAATAACTCAGTTTTCATTGAAACCCTTCTGTTATTTCATTTCACCCCGAGATAAAGAATGAAGGCGTGTGTCTCAGTAGCTGGGATCAGAGGGATGATGCCTGAGGGCTGTCTGTGGAGATGCCTGAGGGCTGTCTGTGGAGATGCCTGAGAGCTGTCTGTGGAGATGCCTGAGGGCTGTCTGTGGAGATGGGGTGGGGGGGCTGAGGagtatgtctgtctgtaataaagccctattGTGGAGGAAAACGCATTCTGatttccaggcccacccatggctgtgcccctgcccagtcatgtgaaatccatagattagggcctaatgaattcatttcaattgactgatttccttatattaactgtaactcagcaaaatctttgaaattgttgcatgttgcgtttatatgtgTGTCACTTGATTATCCTGTTATTCTATCGTCATCTTCTAGTTGAAGACAATATCAGGGAGGGTGTGTTGTTGACAAACAGGCTATACCACACGCACACCTAGAGAAGTGGTGGTAGGAACATAGACGTCtagtttctccccctctccttctccatagGGAACGTTGAGGAGGGTCTGGGCCAGGCCACGGGCACGCTCCGTACCTGCACACGCACCAAAAacatgtaaaaatatattttgactaaACTGTAGTGTAACCTACGGATACAGAAATACTTGTTAAACATACGGGGCACAACAACAATAGAAATCAAACCAACGACATACAGTTGGTTACTTTCCAATCGTTCATTTCATTTTTCGGACTGCGGGCACCACCCATATGTCATGGCTAGCCTAAAGATCCCTATTGCTCTTTCctgaacccacacacactcttgtcaataatcaactttATCGGCTAGTTAATCAATCATCGACAGACCTTCTTTGAGCGCCGTCACGTGGGATTTGATAACGTCGTCTGCCGACATTCTGTGCGACCACTGGCTGGGCGAGAACTGCCTCTCTAGCTCCTGTCAAAGCAACCACACACCAGTGTGTTGTGAATCGGGGCGGCCATACGTACGAGCCGGTCGGAGTGGGAACGTTAGCTCATAAAGATCAGGCAGACAGCGAGGGCGCAGTCCAACAGCGCCCTCAGTCGGTCATTCAGAACTTTTCATTCACagcagaagtcaacagacaggtttttgtttatacttttgttgttgtttcaacAGGTGATGTGAGCAGTGAACTAAAGTATTTATAATCGATATTTAGATATGAGAAACGGTGCTTTATTTTATAGTAATAATGTCAAATGGATAGGCAAAGTTTAGAAATGAAGAGAGTAGGTTATGAAAAACAGGAACTAGGCTACTTGCAGACATTATTATATATTTCTAACAGTTGTTAAAATACTTTGTTatataaaggttacatttttaaaaagtaataTTTGGGGGGGAATTACACCAGGTTCATATGTTAATATAGCATGTTGATTTGTTATTATGCATGCCTGCATCCTGGGGAATAGGAGAACGCGTACTTACGTGAGACGCACATATTTGTGCACTACAAATGGTGTATTTTCTTTTGGATGCAGGAGAGAGAAGTGTAATGCATTAAAACAACCTGATATCCGAGGTCCACGTCTTTAGTCTCAATCAATCACACACAACGCATAGCTACAGCTGCACcggttacatatctacagtacaatgtCTACTGTATGAACAGACATCATCTTAACATCACTTACATCCTTATTCATATCCTTCCAACGTGACATTGTTGCTCTTGAATGTAACAGCAGATAGACTCCGATCGGCACAGCACAGAGAACCTTTGGAATTGGACAAAAGATAAGCAGGGGGGAAAACGACCATCGAGGACAGTGGGTCAACGGGTCTGTGGGACGGGTGTCTGCGGAGTGGCCCAATGTTCTCAGGCAAAAGGTTTCAGTTGGCTAATTCTACAAACTGTAGAAGCTGTTTATTTGTTAACGACAAGGACTAAGATGTTGTACTAACAGTCAGTGAACCACCGTAACTTTATAGCACAACAATAACAGCTCGTTAGAATTGCAGCCCGCCAAATGTAACAGTGCATTAGTACACGGTGTACTGTACCTTGTGCTGGAGAACATTACATCCTGTGTTGGGCGGAGTAAAAAGGGTTTCACTAACTAAACGGACAGTACATGCAACACAGTTAAACAGAACGCACTCTTGCTAGCCTAGGCCTACTACAGTAGTGCCTTCAGAGTATTATAATGAATTGTCTAGATAAACGTTAAATACTGCGGAGCTCAGTACAATCACACATGAGTTGTGTCCAAGCTAAATGAAAGTCCAACTTTAAAATGAGTCTAATTAACAAAGAGCTCAGTACAATCACACATGAGTTGTGTCCAAGCTAAATGAAAGTCCCAATTTTAAAATGAGTCTAATTAACAAAGAGCTCAGTACAATCACACATGAGTTGTGTCCAAGCTAAATGAAAGTCCAACTTTAAAATGAGTCTAATTAACAAAGAGCTCAGTACAATCACAAATGAGTTGTGTCCAAGCTAAATGAAAGTCCAACTTTAAAATGAGTCTAATTAACAAAGAGCTCAGTACAATCACAAATGAGTTGTGTCCAAGCTAAATGAAAGTCCAATTTTAAAATGAGTCTAATTAACAAAGAGCTCAGTACAATCACAAATGAGTTGTGTCCAAGCTAAATGAAAGTCCAATTTTAAAATGAGTCTAATTAACAAAGAGCTCAGTACAATCACAAATGAGTTGTGTCCAAG
Protein-coding regions in this window:
- the LOC115147545 gene encoding kynurenine formamidase isoform X1 codes for the protein MSRWKDMNKDELERQFSPSQWSHRMSADDVIKSHVTALKEGTERARGLAQTLLNVPYGEGEGEKLDVYVPTTTSLDVPLVIYLHGGYWQFLSKEESGFMAVPLVHKGVVVVAVGYDIAPKGNMDVMVSQVRRSVVSIIQQYSHISGLYLCGHSAGAHLAAMILSTDWSQYSVTPQIKGAFLVSGIYDLLPILSTYVNEPLKMTEEVALRNSPSQLVPQLKLSSSNCDIVVAVAQNDSPEFRKQSEDYYKALESTEGLKVTLEDVPNTDHFNIIEQLVDGDYHLTQLLLKMMGKS
- the LOC115147545 gene encoding kynurenine formamidase isoform X2; the protein is MSADDVIKSHVTALKEGTERARGLAQTLLNVPYGEGEGEKLDVYVPTTTSLDVPLVIYLHGGYWQFLSKEESGFMAVPLVHKGVVVVAVGYDIAPKGNMDVMVSQVRRSVVSIIQQYSHISGLYLCGHSAGAHLAAMILSTDWSQYSVTPQIKGAFLVSGIYDLLPILSTYVNEPLKMTEEVALRNSPSQLVPQLKLSSSNCDIVVAVAQNDSPEFRKQSEDYYKALESTEGLKVTLEDVPNTDHFNIIEQLVDGDYHLTQLLLKMMGKS